ttatttcatattaaaaacataaatctgcCACCGGACACCCTGTACATCTTATCCCGTAAATTTAAGCTCTCTGGTGTTATTTAGGACGAAGCTGTGAGGGTTTGAAAATGAGACGTAGCCGCTTTTTATTGGTCGTCTTGGTGAAGTTAACGTAAAGAACTCTTACCAGACAGGCCGCAGGTCAGTGACCCCTGCAGCCACCCGGCGCCACACGGGTATGGGCCAGCCTCCGCTCCGGGCCCGTTTGTCGCCGCACCATCCATGAGGCGGCCGCGTAGGACCGCTCCATGTGTGCGCTGTATGTTCGGGTTGTCTCGCTCTATAAGTGTTATCTCACTCACCAGCCAGGCCGCAGGTCAGTGACCCCTGCAGCCACCCGGCGCCGCACGGGTATAGGCCAGCCTCCGCTCCGGGCCCGTTGTCGCCGCACCAGCCATGTGGCGGCCGCGTAGAACTGCTCCATGTGTGCGCTGGTGCTTATAGTCAGGTTGTCGAGGGAACCGTTGCCGCTTAGGATTATGCTGGAGATCTGTGGCAAAATGAACAACAATTTTAGTATAACTCTAGCATCAAAGGGGTTTAAAACCTGCGTTTTGCTCACGTTAAAGTGAATGAACGAGTTTGGAGGCTCAGATGCGGCTTTCAAACTAGTTCTTTGATACAATACACTAAAAGTGTTATTAGTCGCCTTTATTTTATAAAGAGGAAGTAAATTTACCTTGAACTTGGTCCGTGGCGACTTCCGCTTGGGCCTGTCCAACAAGGCCCAGCCTTTTTGCATGTCGACGATTAGGTCGCGCGTCAGCCGCCGCCATATTGCTTCTGCCCCGATGCCGTAGTATATATGCTCCTCCTGTACAACATGCATCAATGTACATATTGAGATATATGCCAAGGAACggtaagtaaatattttgcTGAGTATAGTAGAAAAATATAGCTTTCCTAGGCACTATTGTTCTACTGCGCTTACTTTTGGAATTTGACTGCCAAGCTGGGTTGTCAGCTTTTTTTAGAACGCAGCCGTAAAAGAGTTAAGATGGAGAAAAAACAGAAGTACCAAGCTGGATAAGCCCAGTCTTTGTTATGGCGTTTACAGATGTACCtccttgttaaaaaaaattgttacgaCTATGTTAATTTCCACTCACCTGAGCATAAATCATCTGTGTAGTCGTAACATAATGCAAATAAGCAGTCTCTTTCCTCTCCTTGTTCTGCAGCACCACTGTCACCGACGAGTTCGGCCTCAACAACACATCCACGCTCAACACGAAGTCCAGGCTAATATTCACTTTCAACCACACTTGGCTCGACGCTAACTCCGTCGTcgaaaactttaaaacattcgAACGCACTTTCTCATCAAATTCCCTTGACAATGACGCGTCTTTACTGACAATCCAGTTCTCTAAATACTTCTCGCTGTCATCTAAGATCCTTATTCTTGGTTCAGGCTCTGTAATATTCTTGCTGTAATGTGACAAGCCAAATTGAGCTATCTGCGTTGGGTAATAGAAGCCTCTGGGCTCCCATTGCGTCGAGACGGGAACACCGTCCGTCCCGCTCACGCATTTGACGCGGTCTCGAACTTCGACGTTGTAGTTCTCAAAGGTAACGAAGGTGCCGCGCGGATCGTACTTTTTCTTCGGGTGGTAGATTTTGCTGTAGCTGTGAGACCATTCGAATTTCTCGACGCCATCCACTGATGTCACTTTCCCATATATCTAAGGAAACATAAAAACACGTAAAAAATGTTTTGAGTAATTTTAGTAAtaggtttaaaataaataatatcctGAAAAACGTACAGATCCCTTTACAGGTCCCTGGTCACAGCACCGATTGAAGACAGCTAACCAAAAAACGGTATTCCAAGTTAGCCATCAAagcacaacagtttaaattacgTGGAAACAAATATATTCATATTTAGGGTCGATGGAACGGGTGCGTCCCACgagatataactacataatatataatttcatattaataacgttcacaagatataatgaacgtttgctataacattaaaatcaatatttttattaggaataacggtcatttaacataatactcattttgtataatgattttttatataacactcaaatactataaattcagtttatataacatacataacgtatatcgatcatagtatatactatcttttagtataatgattataaaatataatagcgtatgatatactaaataggttataactgctacccctatacaaaacaagctgttgccagaaaagtaggttaggttaggttagaactgcgacccctacagaaaactaACTGCTGccaaaagtaggttaggttaggttagaactgcgacccctacagaaaataaactgctgctagaaaagtaggttaggttagacctgcgacccctacaaaaaacaaactgttgccagaaaagtaggttaggttaggttagaactgcgacccctacagaaaacaaacagctgccagaaaagtaggttaggt
The Cydia splendana chromosome 8, ilCydSple1.2, whole genome shotgun sequence genome window above contains:
- the LOC134792623 gene encoding D-glucuronyl C5-epimerase B, producing MRSGSLSLNKHYRHGWNVSGLCRRAGMMVVRLNLRVALGALCCVVIALTLFWARCGELSRPPVGSMLSNALTERTAPDQIECSINGEYSIACRRDRDDVYVPFNFIRKYFEIYGKVTSVDGVEKFEWSHSYSKIYHPKKKYDPRGTFVTFENYNVEVRDRVKCVSGTDGVPVSTQWEPRGFYYPTQIAQFGLSHYSKNITEPEPRIRILDDSEKYLENWIVSKDASLSREFDEKVRSNVLKFSTTELASSQVWLKVNISLDFVLSVDVLLRPNSSVTVVLQNKERKETAYLHYVTTTQMIYAQEEHIYYGIGAEAIWRRLTRDLIVDMQKGWALLDRPKRKSPRTKFKISSIILSGNGSLDNLTISTSAHMEQFYAAATWLVRRQRARSGGWPIPVRRRVAAGVTDLRPGWHSAMSQGHGISLLARAFHRSGDAAYLRAAKKALYLLDVPSHAGGVKAMWMDKHVWYEEYPTKPPLFVLNGFIYTLLGLYDLHVIEGENSISLAKKMFDDGMTSLKTLLPLFDTGSGSFYDLRHFTLGVSPNIARWDYHATHVNQLYLLAGLDDDPILINTAKRWEGYMQGKRAAHN